A portion of the Lolium rigidum isolate FL_2022 chromosome 1, APGP_CSIRO_Lrig_0.1, whole genome shotgun sequence genome contains these proteins:
- the LOC124660486 gene encoding putative B3 domain-containing protein Os06g0632500: MVGLGYHAGKDRDEGSCSRVTCKNRPRFIKVLQPDDLEKMRIPDKFVQQHLTEAGACLSSQNAMIVCPLGKFWRVKLDHGQSDVLCGDEWPQFVMAHDLSEGNILLFRYEGTNMVLSVQVFLPNGCLKEYHTTLALCTTDGARGPSSPLPQRPTAPAVSKKRKNDRHVVYAISAPVQPQSKPAAISPRHSFTKKITSFALRKHFPYLCTRYVTTLNCYNYNCDLFLLQTTNCDICFGACTVELKTSMRSWPVAFNVTKTYGYIKGKGWRRFCQDNEVEEGDTCTFKVVEKTVWLVVIK; encoded by the exons GCGTGACATGCAAGAACAGGCCACGATTCATCAAGGTGCTCCAACCGGATGACCTCGAGAAGATG AGGATACCTGATAAGTTTGTGCAGCAGCACTTGACCGAGGCTGGAGCTTGCCTGAGCAGCCAGAACGCCATGATCGTCTGCCCTCTCGGCAAGTTCTGGCGAGTCAAGCTAGACCATGGTCAGTCAGATGTACTGTGCGGAGATGAATGGCCCCAGTTCGTGATGGCGCATGATCTGTCCGAAGGGAACATCCTGCTGTTCAGGTATGAAGGCACCAACATGGTGCTTTCAGTCCAGGTGTTCCTACCGAATGGGTGTCTGAAGGAGTACCATACAACACTTGCTCTGTGTACAACTGATGGTGCAAGGGGGCCAAGCTCTCCACTCCCACAAA GGCCAACAGCTCCAGCTGTCAGCAAGAAAAGGAAGAACGACAGACACGTGGTTTATGCAATTTCTGCACCGGTCCAGCCACAGAGCAAACCTGCCGCCATCTCACCAAGGCACTCGTTCACCAAGAAGATCACCAGCTTTGCTCTTCGTAAACACTTT CCGTATCTCTGTACCAGATATGTCACCACTTTAAACTGCTACAACTATAATTGTGACCTTTTTCTATTACAAACAACAAACTGTGATATCTGCTTCG GAGCATGCACAGTCGAGCTTAAAACATCCATGAGATCTTGGCCAGTAGCTTTTAACGTCACCAAGACCTACGGCTACATTAAGGGAAAAGGTTGGCGAAGGTTTTGCCAAGACAACGAGGTAGAAGAAGGTGACACCTGCACCTTCAAGGTCGTTGAGAAAACGGTCTGGCTTGTTGTGATCAAGTGA